From the genome of Hydrogenovibrio kuenenii DSM 12350:
TTTTATAAGGCCCTGTTAAGGGTAAAAATACCGCAACCTGGTGGACTTGGTTTGGTTTTAGTAGGTTTGTGCTTATGGCTTGATTTAAGTGTTGATTAAAAAGCGCAGTCGGGTTGAAACGCTTCAAGTCTGCTAAAGCAGGTTTTTGCCAAATGGGGTGTAATTCTGTTGTCTTTACAAAGGCAAGCCAGTCTTTTAGTTCTGGGGACGAATTATCGTCGATATCTAGCTTGTCTTTTTCTGATTGTGGCAAATCTTTGAGCGTTTGCCAGATTTGATATTCAATCGCCAATTGGTTATCTGGCGTTGTATCTGACCAAAGCAGTTGGCTAAGTTCTAAATAATTGTTCCAGGATTTTGCTTGTTTAGCTTCGCGTATTTCATCCTGTAATACTTGGCTAGCTGTTTTTTTTGCCGGACCAGTTTCCGTGCGCGGAGACTCAAGAATTGACTTTTGTTGGGTAACAGGCGTCGAGCTACAGGATGTTAAAAGGTTAGCGGTGGTTCCAAGTAATAAAAGCGTGATAAAAAGTTTGCCGAGGAATCTAGTCATGGCAATTAAGCGCTTTAGAAAGGTGGGAAGTGATAAAATCCGCTGAAACATGTGGTTAAGATGACCGTTTAAAATGATGCAAAAAATGAATGAAGTCATTATACATAAAAGCAAATCAGAAGTGCGATAGGGAAAAGCGTTAAATGAGCGGAAAATTATTTATTGTTGCAACACCTATAGGAAACTTGAAGGATATTACCCTTAGAGCGCTGGAAATATTGGAGACAGTCGATTGGATTGCTTGTGAAGATACGCGACATTCCAGAAGGTTGTTACAGCATTTTGGTATAAATAAACCCTTAGTTAGTTTGCATGATCACAATGAGCAGCATAAAAAACTGGAGTTGATTGCAAAGTTGCAAGCTGGAGAAAAAGGCGCGTTGATTTCCGATGCGGGTACACCTTTGATTAGTGATCCCGGGTATCATTTGGTTTCATACCTACGAGAAAATGACGTTGCAGTAGAACCCGTTCCTGGGCCATCCGCATTAGTGACAGCTCTGAGTGCGGCAGGCATGCCAACGGATCGTTTTACATTTGAAGGCTTTTTACCAGCCAAAGAACAAAAGCGTTTGAATGCTTTGCAAATACTACAAAATGAAACAAGAACCATGATTTTTTATGAGTCGCCTCATCGATTGATGGATTCTTTGAGTTCTATGGCATCTATATTCGGTGTAGAAAGAAAGGTTACTGTTGCTAAAGAGCTGACTAAGCAGTTTGAACGCTTTGTTTCTGGCAATTTTGAGGAAGTTGTTGAGCAGTTTGAAATGAATTCTGATTG
Proteins encoded in this window:
- the rsmI gene encoding 16S rRNA (cytidine(1402)-2'-O)-methyltransferase, with translation MSGKLFIVATPIGNLKDITLRALEILETVDWIACEDTRHSRRLLQHFGINKPLVSLHDHNEQHKKLELIAKLQAGEKGALISDAGTPLISDPGYHLVSYLRENDVAVEPVPGPSALVTALSAAGMPTDRFTFEGFLPAKEQKRLNALQILQNETRTMIFYESPHRLMDSLSSMASIFGVERKVTVAKELTKQFERFVSGNFEEVVEQFEMNSDWVRGEFVVIVSGDSGVVSEQEDYDGLVKILLSQNLPVKQISEIVGEFYSVPKKAVYQRVLSLK